A window of the Candidatus Margulisiibacteriota bacterium genome harbors these coding sequences:
- the rnc gene encoding ribonuclease III, which translates to MTIPARKQALDELQEKLGASFLDTGILDQALTHSSFGNELLRQDIKNNERLEFLGDAVLKLVISDHIFRNFPDLAEGDLTKIRAAVVSDLALSEISKKLGIGKYLLLGKNERASGGELKKSNLANALESSIAALYLDRGLESAAEVVIRLLKEQIAKASAKDFIIDYKSALQELCQKNKWGLPFYQVTRELGPKHKKIFWIAVKVKGKKCGSGRGRTKKEAEQHAAKEALQKLNEKEEAGEEKA; encoded by the coding sequence ATGACCATCCCCGCAAGAAAGCAGGCTTTGGACGAACTGCAGGAAAAGCTCGGCGCCTCATTTTTAGATACGGGAATACTTGACCAGGCTCTGACCCACAGCAGTTTTGGCAACGAACTGCTCCGCCAGGATATCAAGAACAACGAAAGACTGGAATTCCTAGGCGATGCTGTGCTTAAACTTGTGATCTCCGACCATATTTTCAGGAATTTTCCGGATCTGGCAGAAGGGGACCTTACCAAGATCAGGGCGGCCGTTGTGTCCGATCTGGCGCTGTCGGAGATCTCTAAAAAACTGGGCATAGGCAAATACCTTCTGCTGGGCAAGAACGAAAGGGCCTCGGGAGGAGAGCTCAAAAAATCCAACCTGGCCAATGCCCTTGAATCATCGATCGCCGCTCTTTATCTTGACAGGGGGCTCGAAAGCGCGGCGGAGGTCGTCATAAGGCTGCTCAAGGAACAGATAGCAAAGGCCAGCGCCAAGGACTTTATCATAGATTACAAATCAGCCCTGCAGGAGCTATGCCAGAAGAATAAGTGGGGGCTGCCTTTCTACCAGGTTACCAGGGAACTCGGGCCCAAACACAAGAAGATCTTCTGGATAGCGGTCAAGGTCAAAGGGAAAAAGTGCGGTTCGGGACGGGGCAGGACAAAAAAAGAGGCCGAGCAGCACGCGGCAAAAGAAGCGCTCCAGAAGTTAAATGAAAAAGAAGAGGCGGGGGAGGAAAAAGCTTGA
- a CDS encoding 3-isopropylmalate dehydratase large subunit — translation MGRTIAEKILSNHSGKDAKAGDIVIADLDFMIGQDGTSGVAIDVFNKMGGKGVSDPKKIAIIIDHSSPSPNEGVSAIHKKIREFTSKYGIKLYDIGCGVCHQITPEMGHVVPGDLVIGADSHTCTYGAINVFSTGIGSTDLAAGMISGKLWFKVPQTIQFLVNGKWPKGVYSKDLILKIIGDVRADGATYLASEFVGSAIDDLSVEARFTISNMAIEMGAKAGLMKADKKALEWVKKHSARTPQPVESDKDAVFSAVKEYDVSKLTPMVAKPHTVDNFAPIEEVEGTEIQQGFIGTCTNGRLEDLEIAASVLKGKKVNKNSRLIVAPASKQIFLDAMKKGIVETIIEAGGVFVTPGCGPCVGTHNGVPSDGEKAISTANRNFKGRMGNPKAEIFLASPATVAASVIEGKIADPRRYL, via the coding sequence ATGGGCAGGACCATAGCAGAAAAGATACTTTCAAATCACAGCGGAAAAGACGCAAAAGCCGGAGATATCGTAATTGCCGATCTTGATTTTATGATCGGCCAGGACGGCACGTCCGGGGTGGCTATCGATGTTTTCAACAAGATGGGGGGCAAAGGGGTATCTGACCCCAAAAAGATCGCCATCATAATAGACCACAGCAGTCCGTCGCCGAACGAAGGCGTTTCTGCCATACATAAAAAGATCCGGGAATTCACTTCAAAATACGGCATCAAGCTTTATGACATCGGCTGCGGGGTCTGCCATCAAATAACCCCGGAAATGGGACATGTTGTTCCAGGAGACCTGGTGATAGGCGCCGATTCACACACCTGCACTTATGGAGCTATAAATGTTTTTTCTACCGGCATAGGTTCAACGGACCTTGCCGCCGGAATGATATCCGGAAAACTCTGGTTCAAAGTGCCGCAGACCATTCAGTTTCTGGTTAACGGCAAATGGCCGAAAGGAGTCTATTCAAAAGATCTGATACTAAAGATCATCGGAGATGTCAGGGCTGACGGAGCAACGTATTTGGCTTCTGAATTTGTAGGAAGCGCTATTGACGATCTCTCCGTTGAGGCAAGATTTACTATCTCTAACATGGCAATAGAAATGGGAGCAAAAGCCGGCTTGATGAAAGCCGATAAAAAAGCGCTTGAATGGGTCAAAAAACATTCGGCAAGGACTCCGCAACCGGTTGAATCTGATAAAGACGCTGTTTTTTCTGCCGTAAAAGAATATGATGTTTCAAAACTGACCCCGATGGTCGCCAAACCGCACACCGTTGATAATTTTGCTCCCATTGAAGAAGTTGAGGGCACAGAGATACAGCAGGGGTTCATCGGGACCTGCACAAACGGCAGGCTTGAAGACCTTGAGATCGCGGCAAGCGTTCTTAAAGGTAAAAAAGTTAATAAAAACTCGAGACTCATTGTTGCCCCGGCTTCAAAACAGATATTTTTGGATGCAATGAAGAAGGGGATTGTAGAAACGATAATCGAAGCCGGAGGAGTTTTTGTAACACCAGGCTGCGGTCCGTGCGTTGGTACTCATAACGGAGTTCCTTCTGACGGGGAAAAGGCAATTTCTACAGCCAACAGGAACTTTAAAGGCAGGATGGGAAACCCCAAGGCGGAGATATTCCTTGCCTCCCCTGCTACGGTAGCGGCTTCCGTTATAGAAGGAAAGATAGCGGACCCGAGGAGATATCTGTAA
- a CDS encoding 3-isopropylmalate dehydratase small subunit, whose translation MKLLGFSRKLKQENDINTDYIISGRYKFKIQDPYELAKHVMEDLDPEFYSKVKKGDFLVAGTNFGCGSSREQAPMAIKYAGISAVLAKSFARIFYRNCFNLGLPLIECDTDQISDGDELEIDLDNGVLKNKTKNKDIRIKPFPPTMQTLLSDGGLVEHFKKHGGFEL comes from the coding sequence ATGAAACTACTTGGATTTTCACGCAAACTAAAACAGGAAAATGATATCAACACCGATTACATAATTTCCGGCAGGTACAAATTCAAGATCCAGGACCCATATGAACTAGCAAAGCATGTGATGGAAGACCTGGACCCGGAATTCTATTCAAAAGTAAAAAAAGGTGACTTTCTTGTGGCCGGCACCAATTTCGGCTGCGGCTCTTCACGCGAGCAGGCTCCCATGGCAATAAAGTATGCCGGCATATCTGCTGTGTTGGCAAAGTCTTTTGCCCGCATCTTTTACAGGAACTGCTTTAATCTGGGACTTCCTCTCATCGAATGCGATACAGATCAAATCTCCGACGGTGATGAGCTGGAGATAGACCTTGATAACGGAGTGTTGAAGAATAAAACCAAGAACAAGGATATTAGAATAAAGCCTTTCCCTCCAACAATGCAAACTCTGCTGTCAGATGGGGGTCTGGTGGAACATTTTAAGAAACACGGGGGGTTTGAACTGTGA
- a CDS encoding MgtC/SapB family protein, protein MTGELAITLQLILSAVLGGVIGFFRERDKKAAGLRTHILVCMGSTLLMLIAVHLASIYPGSDVGRIAGQVIVGIGFLGAGTILVDREKASVMGLTTAASIWVSAAIGLAVGCGFYYAALISTLIVLLVIEVLRKMEKRFIRTDKEES, encoded by the coding sequence GTGACAGGGGAACTTGCCATAACGCTTCAGTTGATACTGTCAGCGGTCCTCGGGGGTGTTATCGGGTTTTTCAGGGAAAGGGACAAAAAAGCCGCGGGATTGCGAACTCACATACTTGTCTGCATGGGCTCTACCCTGCTGATGCTGATAGCGGTCCATCTTGCCTCCATATATCCGGGTTCCGATGTAGGCAGGATCGCAGGACAGGTTATAGTGGGCATAGGATTTCTCGGAGCGGGTACGATACTGGTGGACAGGGAAAAAGCTTCGGTCATGGGACTGACCACAGCGGCTTCCATATGGGTATCCGCGGCCATCGGCCTTGCGGTCGGCTGCGGCTTCTACTACGCGGCCCTCATCTCGACACTGATAGTTCTTCTTGTAATCGAGGTCCTGCGCAAGATGGAGAAGAGGTTTATTAGGACGGATAAAGAAGAGTCCTGA